From the Nodularia sphaerocarpa UHCC 0038 genome, the window CATATTAAAGCCGGGATATTTAATTTGTGGATTACCGTTCTCGGTGCGAATATCATGATTACCTAAACAAGCATGAAATTTTACGCCCTGGGTCAATAATTCTTGATAAGGACGCTCAAAAACTGCACCGATTTTTTCAATTTCACCATCGTTGTAAATGTTGTCTCCAGCTAAAACCACTAAATCATAAGGGTTTTTTTGGTGATAATAATTCATCGCCCCAGCTACTGCATATTGACCTCTAGCGCCTGTTCCTGTGTCTGCAACTGAGGTAAAACGCAATAGTAAGTCTTTTTTGGGTGGGGTGGCGGCTATGACTGGTGAATCTGCAATATTAGTAATTTGGAGATTTTGACGAGCTAGCTTCCAGCCTACAAGTCCTGTTCCCATAGTGCCAAGAGTACCTAAAAATAAGAATTGACGGCGTTTCAGGTTCATAAACTTACCAAACTCAATATTTAGTCAGTTTAGCAGCACTTTTTTGGTGATACATTAAGGCAAAACAGGCCGCAGCATTAATAATGCCAGTTCTTTGTCTTTGAGTCGCTGCTTTTGGTAAAAGTTCCATGTCACAAGACAATCAAAACCCACAACCTGATTCTTCGCCCCAACTACCCATTTGGAAAGTTAAAATCATCCAAATTCTCAGGGGGACGATGGGAATTTTAGAAACGGCGGTAGTCAAACTGGAAACTTCACCCCCACCCGGTACTGAAGCAACACCCAGTTTTTGGCAAGGTCTGGAAACACAATGGAATAGATTTTTACGACAAGTTCGTTTGTTTATACCATCAAATGTGTCTAACAATTTGTCAGATACAGTGTTGACGGGAATTGTTGCGGTAATTACTGTGGCGGTAGTTTGGTCAACTGCAAGTGTTTTTACTCAGAAGCCGACTGAAGTAGTTACAGTTACCCCAGTTGAGGAAGTTCCAGCACCTACTCCTACAATTACTATTCCACCAGAGTTAACAGTACCAGAGCCTATCCCGGAACCTATCCCGGAACCTACGTCGTCACCAATACCAGAACCTACGCCAGAACCTACGCCAGAACCTACGCCGGAACCTATCCCGGAACCTTTACCGGAACCTACGCCTATTATAAAATTGACACCGGAAGAATCTTTGATTGCAGCTATTGAAAATCAAGTGGCTGAAATTAGCGATCGCTTTGCTTCTGGTCTGATACAGTCAATACAAGCTAACTTCCGCACTGGTAATTTGACTGTCAAAATTAATGACGATTGGTACACTCTCCCAGAATCTGAACAAAATCAACTAGCGGCGGAAATATTACAACGCTCTCAAGAACTTGATTTTACTCATTTAGAAATTATTGACTCCGAAAATAGGCTAGTAGCGCGTAACCCAGTTGTTGGTAATGAGATGATTATTTTTCAACAGTACAGAAACCAACCATCAAATTAGAACAATTAGGATTTTGATATGTTTAGACGCTGGTTTGCCAATAACTTGGGAGTAGGTCAAGCTCGTAAAGAGCAAGTATACCTGGAAATATGCAGTTCACTCAGCCTTGATGATGCTAGCTATTGGATTCAAGTTCTGTTCGCGGCTGGTATTGCTACCTTGGGACTAGTTCTGAATAGTCCAGCTGTAATCATTGGCGCAATGCTGATTTCTCCATTGATGGGGGGGATTTTAGCCAATGGACTCGCACTGGCTGCGGGGGACGTAATTTTGGCGATGCGCTCACTACTGAATTTAATAATTAGTTGTCTGGTGGCTATTTCCTTTGCTGTATTACTGGTAACATTGCTGCCATTTAAAGAAATTACCAGTGAGATTTTAGCTAGAACTCGGCCGAATATTCTGGATTTAGTCATCGCCCTGTTTTCTGGTGCTGTGGGGTCTGTTGCAATTTGTAAAGAACCCAAAGGGGTGGCGACTTCTATTCCTGGTGTGGCGATCGCAGTGGCTTTGATGCCGCCATTGTGCGTTGTAGGATATGGTATCGGGGTCGCTATCAGTCTTAATAGCGCCCAAGGATTACAGGTAGCTAGTGGTGGGGGCTTACTATTTTTTACTAACTTGGTAGCAATTACCTTCACTGCGATGCTGGTTTTTCTCGGACTGCATATTGACAATGATCAGGTGAGAGAAAAAGTTAGGGAATGGCGAAACACACATCCTGAGAGTGTCTGGGTTCAGGGTTTATTGGAGAAACTACCTGCTTATGGCAAATTTAGGAAAATTGGCTCCCTTCCAGGTAGATTATTGTTAATTTTTATTACCATTGTCGCGATTATTTTCCCCCTCAATCGCTCTCTGCGTCAACTCGGACGGGAAATTGCTATACAGCAACAGGATAATCGTAACCGAAGTTTGGCTACGGATGTGTGGCAGAAAAACTTTGCTAAATTACCCGATGGTGAGACACGTTCTTTTATCAGCAATATTTCGACATCAGAACAAAATGACAAGCTGACAATTCAACTTCAGGTGTTTACGAGTCAGCAATATTCATCAGATGAACAGGATAGTTATATTAAACAGCTAGCCTCTCGTTTGGGAAGACCTCCAGAATTATTAGCGCTGAAGCTGGTGGAAATTCCCACTGCTTCCAACGAACTTTTACGCCCAGTACCGAAGGAACAGCCTCCTGAACCAGTTTTAAGCATCGCGCAATTACAATCAACTTTTGTGCAAGAAGTGCAATCCGCCCTGGGTGATTTGAGATTTCCCCCACCAGCAGAAATGATTAATTACGAGTTAATGACTAGTCCAGTTGTACCTTTAAGCATCCGGTTAGTGTATCTGAGTGAACGCGATATTGATGGAGATGCTCAAACTTTAGTCGCCGATAGGATCAGAAGTCTGCTAAATTACGAGTCTGCCCAGGTGAGTATGCAAAGGATCGCCAGCAATCTCGGAACTATATCCTTTGATCAGGAGAAATCAGAAATTAGTTCCGACGATATCAAGTTATTAGACCGGGTTGGGCAAATTTTACGGCAACAGCCCAGTTTAAACCTGGAAATGATTGTCAATCAGGAAGCAGATGAGTTAGCAGAAGTTGTCCCTGGGCGATCGCAAGAAATTATCGAATATCTGGAATCAAAGTGGGAAATTACTGGCGATCGCATCAACTGGCAAACAGGAACAGAGTCTCAACGTACTGCAATACTCAAACTTACGGTAAAATCACGGAGAAAGCTACCACTAACAACTAGGCCCGAATCGCCCTAATTCGAGCCACAGAGAACATTCGTTATGCCCAAGACTCGTTTTATCAGTTTCTTTCGCCACATCAATAGGCGCACCCTGAAAAAGACTTTTACCAGGACAATGGAAAGGCGACTTTTGGGACTTGGCTCGGAAATTGCCTTCAATGCCATGTTGTCGTTGTTTCCGGCGATTCTCGCCCTGCTAACAGCTATCGGCTTATTTGAAGAATCCTTGCAAGAAACCTTTAAACAACTGGCGGCTCAACTGAGTCAAGTTGCACCCAAAGAAGTACTAGATTTAGTTCGTGATTTTACCACTAGAGAAATTACCCAATCTAGAAACGGTGGTTTGTTTTCTCTCAGCTTCGTTATTGCCATTTGGACTGCTTCTGGAGCCATAAGTACTGCAATGGCTGCATTTGATCAAATTCATCAAATTCCCTCCGCAAAAACCCGCCCTTTCTGGAAAGCCAAACTTGTTTCTCTAGGATTAACAATCGCCACTATCTTACTGTTTGTCTTCGCTTCTTTCCTCGTATTTATCAGCGATCTACTCTTAGGAATGGCGGTAAATGAAAGTAGTTCTTTAATTTTCTTACTGCATCTTTGGCAACTGTTACGCTGGCCTTTGGCACTGGGTATTATTGCTACAGCCTTTAGCTTTGTCTATCGTTATGGACCAAGTGTATGGAATTCAGGAACACCAATGATGCCTGGTGCTATATCAGCAGCTGTTTTCTGGGCATTTCTGTCGGCATTATTTCGGACTTATGTAGCGAATTTCGGCAACTACAACAAAGTTTATGGTGCTGTGGGTGCGGTGATCGTGTTAATGCTGTGGCTGTGGATGAGTGCGGCGGTAATGCTCATAGGCGATCAATTGAATGTTACCGTAGGTGAACAGATGCAGTTAAAATCAAATCCAAATTTATTGGACAAGCAATCAGAAAATTAATACAGTAGTAAAGTATTTAATTTAACCTCAAATAGGCGATCGCCTTCATGCCTGATTCTTATCGCCAGTTTTCTGGTATTGATTCTGATACTCAAGCACTGACATTGAAACGCCTGCGTCGGCTTAGTCACATCCTCGATAAAGTTGTGGCTGTTCCCGGAACGCCAATTCGCATTGGTTTAGATCCGCTTATAGGATTTATACCTATTGGTGGCGATGTTTTGGGCATTATCCTGGCTAGCTACATTGTCATAGAAGCTGCCAGACTAGGTGTGCCTAAAGCTATTTTGAGCAAAATGGTCTTAAATGTCATTATCGATGGCTTAGTAGGCACTGTCCCAGTCATGGGAGACTTATTTGATTTCGTTTGGACAGCCAATGAGTATAATATCAAACTATTAGAAGAACATTTACAGTTACCCCTGAGAAGAAAACTATAAGTAGGTCGGCGTAAATAAAGTTAACTAGCTAGGGTCGTCATTGGTCATTTGTCATTGGTCATTAGTACGGGTTTGAGTCCTGTTTACGAGTCGTAACCTACTTAGACTCTGAATTTATCTTGGCAGTTTTTGCAGAATTATTTTAACTTGCCATTGTCTTAATAGCATTCTCGTGATACTAATTAGAATGCTTTAAACAAGTTATGAATCAAGGAATGAAAGATTGGTGGCAGGCTACGTTTCCGCAAGGTAGGCAAAGTCTAATTATTACTGATGCACATGGTTATCCTGTACAAATTGCTTATGGAGAAGTAGGTACAGGTAAACCCTTAGTATTATTACATGGAATGGGTAGCTGGAGCTACAATTGGCGGCACAGCATCGCTCAATTATCCAAATATTTTCGGGTAATTTGCTTTGATGCCAAAGGCTACGGTTTTTCGGAAAAACCTGGATTGCGGAGAGAAAAAAACGGGCATCAACTTATTGAATTAGAACGCATTCTTCAGGTATTATGTGATCAACCTGCGGTGATTGTCGCCGAATCTTTAGGGGGTTTAGTCGCCCTAGCTTTAGCTGAACAAAATCCTCAATTAATAGCACGTTTAATAGTTTTAAATGTACCTGTTTTTGCCGAAAGCTTGCCTCATTGGGCAATGTGGATATTGGCTAAAACTCCACTAGAAATCTTACAAACAATTGATTCTTGGCGTTTAGCATATCTATTTGCACCTTTAGTCAGAGAAATTATGGCCATAGAAAGGCGTAAGGTGCTGTTCGATCCATCAATTCTCACACAAGAAGATGTGTATTGGATAACTTATCCATTTATTGAGCTTCCTGGAACGATTGTGAAAGTTGCTGAGGAGTTACAAATGGCAGCGCAGGAAATAGAGAATTGGCAAGTCAATAAACCTAATATGCTCAGTAAAATTCAAAATAATCTCGCTGCGATTAAGTGTCCAACGCTGATTATGTGGGGAGATCAAGATAGTTGGTTCCCCGCCAGTCATGGGGAAAAGTTACATCAATTCATCCCCCTATCCCAGTTAAAAATTCTAGATAACTGCTGTCATGATGCCTCTGCTGGTTCATCTGAGGTTGTAAATGCCGCTATTATTGAGTTTTTGCAACAGACAAATTTTTTCTAGATAAAAAAAGAGTGAGAGAAGGCATACCAAGCGCCTTTAATCTCTCACTCTGGCATTTGCCACTGTAGTGTTCAGGAATATGTACAGGCGCTGCCCTTTATTTAGGGGGCTAATGTGTATATCAATGACAATGCCCATACAT encodes:
- a CDS encoding DUF4112 domain-containing protein, which codes for MPDSYRQFSGIDSDTQALTLKRLRRLSHILDKVVAVPGTPIRIGLDPLIGFIPIGGDVLGIILASYIVIEAARLGVPKAILSKMVLNVIIDGLVGTVPVMGDLFDFVWTANEYNIKLLEEHLQLPLRRKL
- a CDS encoding DUF389 domain-containing protein, whose protein sequence is MFRRWFANNLGVGQARKEQVYLEICSSLSLDDASYWIQVLFAAGIATLGLVLNSPAVIIGAMLISPLMGGILANGLALAAGDVILAMRSLLNLIISCLVAISFAVLLVTLLPFKEITSEILARTRPNILDLVIALFSGAVGSVAICKEPKGVATSIPGVAIAVALMPPLCVVGYGIGVAISLNSAQGLQVASGGGLLFFTNLVAITFTAMLVFLGLHIDNDQVREKVREWRNTHPESVWVQGLLEKLPAYGKFRKIGSLPGRLLLIFITIVAIIFPLNRSLRQLGREIAIQQQDNRNRSLATDVWQKNFAKLPDGETRSFISNISTSEQNDKLTIQLQVFTSQQYSSDEQDSYIKQLASRLGRPPELLALKLVEIPTASNELLRPVPKEQPPEPVLSIAQLQSTFVQEVQSALGDLRFPPPAEMINYELMTSPVVPLSIRLVYLSERDIDGDAQTLVADRIRSLLNYESAQVSMQRIASNLGTISFDQEKSEISSDDIKLLDRVGQILRQQPSLNLEMIVNQEADELAEVVPGRSQEIIEYLESKWEITGDRINWQTGTESQRTAILKLTVKSRRKLPLTTRPESP
- a CDS encoding alpha/beta fold hydrolase, which gives rise to MKDWWQATFPQGRQSLIITDAHGYPVQIAYGEVGTGKPLVLLHGMGSWSYNWRHSIAQLSKYFRVICFDAKGYGFSEKPGLRREKNGHQLIELERILQVLCDQPAVIVAESLGGLVALALAEQNPQLIARLIVLNVPVFAESLPHWAMWILAKTPLEILQTIDSWRLAYLFAPLVREIMAIERRKVLFDPSILTQEDVYWITYPFIELPGTIVKVAEELQMAAQEIENWQVNKPNMLSKIQNNLAAIKCPTLIMWGDQDSWFPASHGEKLHQFIPLSQLKILDNCCHDASAGSSEVVNAAIIEFLQQTNFF
- a CDS encoding YihY/virulence factor BrkB family protein → MPKTRFISFFRHINRRTLKKTFTRTMERRLLGLGSEIAFNAMLSLFPAILALLTAIGLFEESLQETFKQLAAQLSQVAPKEVLDLVRDFTTREITQSRNGGLFSLSFVIAIWTASGAISTAMAAFDQIHQIPSAKTRPFWKAKLVSLGLTIATILLFVFASFLVFISDLLLGMAVNESSSLIFLLHLWQLLRWPLALGIIATAFSFVYRYGPSVWNSGTPMMPGAISAAVFWAFLSALFRTYVANFGNYNKVYGAVGAVIVLMLWLWMSAAVMLIGDQLNVTVGEQMQLKSNPNLLDKQSEN